Proteins encoded within one genomic window of Brachybacterium muris:
- a CDS encoding S1C family serine protease — MMPMQDHPEQTPHPWEPFGSPTGPSTPLAPAQDTAQSTTAPSAPPRPPSQPARRGPGWGGVSGLVLTGMLLSSGATLGGVIAYDQIIEPLTAAPTQEESPEPSTGGTDAEPASSTTPLADWSEVAEQVAPSAVAIGVRTSTGTSQGTGVVLAVDGSILTNNHVVAGAQQVNVTLADGLTYTAGVVGADPSTDLAVIRLEAPPSTLQPAAFGDSELVEVGDPVMAVGTPLGLENTVTTGIVSAVDRPVTTEGEEDDGSDATYTSALQTDAAINPGNSGGPLVDAQGRVVGINTAIAAIPGTDRSIGSIGLGFAIPSNTARMIAEQLGADGTVRHAFVGVTTRDGSRTVGDVTHRGAEVVGVESDSPASAAGMREGDLVTAFDDVTIGGAAALTGVVRGQAVGSEHELTVVRCDEERTITITLGERP, encoded by the coding sequence ATGATGCCCATGCAGGACCACCCGGAGCAGACCCCGCACCCGTGGGAGCCCTTCGGCTCCCCGACCGGTCCGAGCACGCCGCTGGCACCCGCTCAAGACACCGCGCAGTCGACCACGGCCCCGTCGGCACCACCGCGCCCGCCCTCGCAGCCCGCACGGCGAGGCCCCGGGTGGGGCGGTGTGAGCGGTCTGGTGCTGACCGGGATGCTGCTCTCCAGCGGCGCCACTCTGGGCGGTGTGATCGCCTATGACCAGATCATCGAGCCCCTCACTGCCGCCCCCACTCAGGAGGAGTCCCCCGAGCCGTCGACCGGTGGGACCGATGCCGAGCCCGCCTCCAGCACCACCCCTCTGGCGGACTGGAGCGAGGTCGCCGAGCAGGTGGCCCCCAGTGCCGTCGCCATCGGGGTGCGCACCTCGACCGGGACCAGCCAGGGGACCGGTGTGGTGCTCGCCGTCGACGGCTCGATCCTCACCAACAACCACGTGGTCGCCGGTGCCCAGCAGGTCAACGTCACCCTCGCGGACGGGCTCACCTACACCGCGGGCGTGGTGGGCGCCGACCCCAGCACCGACCTGGCGGTGATCCGGCTCGAGGCGCCGCCCTCGACCCTCCAGCCGGCCGCCTTCGGTGACTCGGAGCTGGTGGAGGTGGGGGACCCGGTGATGGCCGTGGGCACGCCACTGGGCCTGGAGAACACCGTCACCACCGGCATCGTCTCGGCTGTGGACCGACCGGTCACCACCGAGGGCGAGGAGGACGACGGCTCCGACGCCACCTACACCTCCGCCCTCCAGACCGACGCCGCCATCAACCCCGGCAACTCCGGCGGGCCCCTGGTCGACGCTCAGGGCCGGGTGGTGGGCATCAACACCGCGATCGCTGCGATCCCCGGCACGGACCGTTCCATCGGGAGCATCGGCCTGGGATTCGCGATCCCCTCCAACACCGCCCGCATGATCGCCGAGCAGCTCGGCGCCGACGGCACCGTCCGCCACGCCTTCGTGGGGGTGACCACGAGGGACGGCAGCCGCACCGTCGGCGATGTGACCCACCGCGGTGCCGAGGTGGTGGGGGTGGAATCGGACAGTCCCGCGTCCGCGGCCGGCATGCGGGAGGGTGATCTGGTCACTGCCTTCGACGATGTCACCATCGGTGGTGCCGCAGCGCTCACCGGCGTGGTGCGAGGTCAGGCCGTGGGCTCCGAGCACGAGCTCACCGTGGTGCGCTGCGACGAGGAGCGCACCATCACCATCACGTTGGGGGAGCGGCCCTAG
- the menD gene encoding 2-succinyl-5-enolpyruvyl-6-hydroxy-3-cyclohexene-1-carboxylic-acid synthase, giving the protein MREAEDSTGTSHVSPPVPTGSGAVDEAVVLWRALGMLGVREAVIAPGSRSAPLVYALADEQVRGLIRPHVRIDERAAAFTALGISRHDPAHPAAVATTSGTATAHLLAAVMEVHHSRVPLIVLTADRPAELRGTGANQTTHQVGLYREFVRFEADLPAPTAEQATPVELRTAVTTIARAVAAATGAHPGPVHLNLGFRDPLVPAPDEVQATAGDLVAEAPPIILTRHPRPSSPRPHPVPVSERTVVVAGDSAGPAARSFAERHRLPLLAEPSSGCRDGDMLVPGYPALLRTVMADPEHPLRPDRAVVFGHPTLSRPVLGSLLGAEDVEVVVVDPTADWPDAAGRASLVVPAAVGEDPAGSEELAQRRTRVQAWRSAARSDAARPLDWQVAAALAVWDATEEDDVLVLGSSSLVRDLEQYAGGTRGRVIANRGLAGIDGTTAVATGIALARKDAPGRVRLLVGDLTALHDLTGLIIGPEEPRPDLDVVVVDDGGGRIFGGLEHAAAPAALLRRFFTTPHGADIAAAARALGADAAVLGTDDLGPALRSAPAGIRVLVVQELPSGRPPIPPTEVIE; this is encoded by the coding sequence ATGCGTGAGGCCGAGGACAGCACCGGGACCAGCCACGTCAGCCCGCCTGTGCCCACCGGCTCGGGAGCGGTGGACGAGGCAGTGGTGCTGTGGCGCGCCCTCGGGATGCTCGGGGTGCGCGAGGCGGTCATCGCCCCCGGCTCACGATCGGCGCCCCTGGTGTACGCCCTCGCCGACGAGCAGGTCCGCGGGCTGATCCGCCCCCACGTGCGGATCGACGAACGGGCCGCTGCCTTCACCGCGCTCGGGATCTCGCGCCACGACCCCGCCCACCCCGCGGCCGTGGCCACCACCTCCGGGACCGCCACCGCCCACCTGCTGGCGGCGGTGATGGAGGTCCACCACTCCCGGGTGCCGCTGATCGTGCTCACCGCCGACAGGCCCGCCGAACTGCGCGGCACCGGCGCCAACCAGACCACCCACCAGGTGGGCCTGTACCGCGAGTTCGTGCGCTTCGAGGCCGACCTGCCGGCACCGACCGCCGAGCAGGCGACCCCCGTCGAGCTGCGCACCGCTGTGACCACCATCGCCCGCGCGGTCGCCGCCGCCACCGGTGCCCATCCCGGGCCGGTGCACCTGAACCTCGGCTTCCGCGACCCACTGGTCCCGGCCCCCGATGAGGTGCAGGCCACCGCCGGGGACCTTGTCGCCGAGGCGCCCCCGATCATCCTGACCCGCCATCCCCGTCCCAGTTCACCCCGGCCGCACCCGGTCCCCGTCTCCGAGCGCACCGTGGTCGTGGCCGGGGACAGCGCCGGTCCGGCTGCTCGCAGCTTCGCCGAACGGCACCGGCTGCCCCTGCTGGCCGAGCCCAGCTCCGGCTGCCGCGACGGCGACATGCTGGTGCCTGGATACCCCGCCCTGCTGCGCACGGTCATGGCCGATCCCGAGCACCCGCTGCGCCCGGACCGGGCCGTCGTCTTCGGCCACCCCACGCTCTCCCGGCCCGTGCTCGGATCATTGCTGGGGGCCGAGGACGTGGAGGTGGTCGTGGTGGACCCCACCGCCGACTGGCCCGATGCCGCCGGCCGGGCCTCCCTGGTGGTCCCGGCCGCCGTCGGGGAGGACCCGGCCGGGAGCGAGGAGCTCGCCCAGCGCCGCACCAGGGTGCAGGCATGGCGCAGCGCCGCGCGGTCCGATGCCGCCCGCCCCCTGGACTGGCAGGTCGCAGCGGCCCTGGCCGTGTGGGACGCCACCGAGGAGGACGACGTCCTGGTCCTGGGTTCCTCCTCGCTGGTGAGGGACCTGGAGCAGTACGCGGGCGGGACCCGCGGACGCGTGATCGCCAACCGCGGCCTGGCCGGCATCGACGGCACCACCGCAGTGGCCACCGGGATCGCCCTGGCACGGAAGGACGCCCCGGGGCGGGTGCGCTTGCTGGTCGGTGACCTCACCGCCCTCCACGACCTCACTGGGCTGATCATCGGGCCGGAGGAGCCGCGGCCGGACCTCGACGTGGTGGTGGTCGACGACGGTGGCGGCCGCATCTTCGGCGGCCTCGAGCACGCCGCCGCCCCTGCCGCGCTGCTGCGCCGCTTCTTCACCACCCCCCACGGCGCGGACATCGCCGCTGCCGCCCGCGCCCTGGGCGCCGACGCCGCGGTGCTGGGCACCGATGACCTCGGCCCCGCGCTGCGCAGCGCCCCGGCAGGGATCCGGGTACTGGTCGTCCAGGAACTCCCCAGCGGACGGCCACCGATCCCGCCGACGGAGGTGATCGAATGA
- a CDS encoding isochorismate synthase, with protein sequence MPALPSSPAPLDEPSELVVRTLRIDEPVDLLAHIPPGLSGAWLRHGQGLVAVGTAWSVRTAGPHRFSAASAAFQHLAARSRIDDEVRTRASGLIALGSFSYADASARPSTLMVPRAVLGVEEGEAFLTVVGSGTEPEVPASWRDLFPSTPRAADRPDLDVDPEHTPEQYRALVREAVTAIQGGQAQKVVLSELTTVRSTTPIDVAPLVAGLAREYPSTWVYHLEDVVGASPEMLAQTEDGRVFSRVLAGTRPVAEGGELSEQDRRSFRGDAKERSEHAFAVDSVVDRLVDVAFDVSVSPEPFVLRLPGLEHLASDVSASLLRGVTSLDVAARLHPSAAVSGTPREEADEIIARLEPRDRGGYASPVGWMDANGDGQWAIALRMAHLVDEHTVTLQAGGGLVAASDPVSEHAEVLAKNRPMLRALRG encoded by the coding sequence ATGCCTGCCCTCCCCTCCTCCCCCGCGCCCCTCGACGAACCGTCGGAACTGGTGGTGCGCACCCTGCGGATCGACGAGCCCGTCGATCTCCTCGCGCACATCCCGCCGGGCCTCAGCGGTGCCTGGCTGCGTCACGGGCAGGGTCTGGTGGCCGTGGGTACCGCGTGGTCGGTGCGGACGGCGGGTCCGCACCGTTTCTCCGCCGCCAGCGCTGCCTTCCAGCACCTGGCTGCACGCAGCCGTATCGACGACGAGGTGCGCACCCGGGCCAGCGGACTGATCGCCCTGGGCAGCTTCTCCTACGCCGACGCATCCGCCCGGCCCTCCACCCTGATGGTGCCGCGAGCGGTGCTGGGGGTGGAGGAGGGCGAGGCCTTCCTGACCGTCGTGGGTTCCGGGACGGAACCGGAGGTCCCCGCATCCTGGCGCGATCTGTTCCCCTCGACCCCCCGGGCGGCGGATCGGCCGGACCTGGACGTGGACCCCGAGCACACGCCCGAGCAGTACCGGGCGCTGGTGCGCGAGGCAGTCACCGCGATCCAGGGCGGACAGGCGCAGAAGGTGGTGCTCTCCGAGCTCACCACGGTGCGCTCGACCACCCCGATCGATGTCGCGCCACTGGTGGCGGGACTGGCCCGCGAGTACCCGAGCACCTGGGTGTACCACCTGGAGGACGTGGTGGGTGCGAGCCCGGAGATGCTCGCGCAGACGGAGGACGGCCGGGTGTTCTCCCGGGTGCTGGCCGGCACCCGGCCGGTCGCCGAGGGCGGCGAGCTGTCCGAGCAGGACCGACGCAGCTTCCGCGGTGATGCCAAGGAGCGCTCCGAGCATGCCTTCGCGGTGGACTCCGTGGTGGACCGCCTGGTGGACGTGGCGTTCGACGTGTCGGTGTCACCGGAGCCGTTCGTGCTGCGCCTGCCGGGGCTCGAGCACCTGGCCTCCGACGTCTCCGCAAGCCTGCTGCGCGGGGTGACCAGCCTGGATGTCGCGGCACGGCTGCATCCCTCGGCGGCGGTGTCCGGCACTCCTCGTGAGGAGGCCGATGAGATCATCGCGCGCCTGGAGCCCCGCGACCGTGGCGGCTACGCCTCCCCCGTGGGCTGGATGGACGCGAACGGGGACGGGCAGTGGGCGATCGCCCTGCGCATGGCGCACCTGGTGGACGAGCACACCGTGACCCTGCAGGCCGGGGGTGGTCTGGTCGCGGCCTCCGATCCGGTGTCGGAGCACGCCGAGGTGCTCGCCAAGAACCGACCGATGCTGCGCGCCCTGCGCGGCTAG
- a CDS encoding glucose PTS transporter subunit IIA, which produces MAQNQTRTAAQEIVDGVGGAGNIESLTHCATRLRFQLHDGDKVDQGRIEAVPEVMGAVPQTGDRFQVVIGGAVASMYNDILALPSMGAETAKTDAQVKDEIRSKSRGRFSFVDNFFEYLSDSFRPLLGVLLGASLIIAGAAVLDALGYVDFRAADKSSSWVFVDAMWRSVLYFLPLMVAYNAALKLNIDPWLGATVMAAVMTPNFTGLLNGEVPGVTCTLNETLQTQQCVAEVFGLPMQLNDYGGQVFVPLIMVALLAPLYRALQRIFPQNVHMVFVPFFSMLIMIPVTAFLIGPLGVWLGNGLGEGLAWLNGNAPIVFAILIPLLYPFLVPLGLHWPLNALMLVNIQTLGYDFIQGPMGAWNFACFGATAGVLLLSIRHRERDMRQTATGALAAGLFGGISEPSLYGIHLRFRRIYPRMLVGCLVGGLIIGLMGGVNANAFAFTSVLTIPIFSPILTYVIAITAAFLTAMTLVYLSDYRTPEQRREANAARDAIETGNRAATAPVGTEQPAEAHAEERIPAAVGAVGTGTAPATGTEAAATGASLPPSGATSLGAPVAGRVLSLDDVPDPVFSSRALGEGVGIDPTDDRVIAPVAGELITVAGTGHAFGIRSADGIEVLVHVGIDTVKMNGAGFTVEVEAGQMVEAGQLLARVDLDAVRQAGFSPITLMTVTNTASLGAVRPQLSEDEVPAGTPVVTVER; this is translated from the coding sequence ATGGCACAGAACCAGACGCGCACCGCCGCGCAGGAGATCGTCGATGGGGTGGGCGGCGCCGGCAACATCGAGAGCCTCACCCACTGCGCGACCCGCCTCCGTTTCCAGCTCCACGACGGCGACAAGGTCGACCAGGGGCGCATCGAGGCGGTCCCCGAGGTGATGGGGGCGGTCCCCCAGACCGGCGACCGCTTCCAGGTGGTCATCGGGGGCGCCGTCGCCTCCATGTACAACGACATCCTCGCCCTGCCCTCGATGGGTGCGGAGACGGCGAAGACCGACGCCCAGGTGAAGGACGAGATCCGCTCGAAGTCCCGTGGCCGGTTCTCCTTCGTGGACAACTTCTTCGAGTACCTCTCGGACAGCTTCCGCCCCCTGCTGGGCGTGCTGCTGGGGGCATCCCTGATCATCGCCGGCGCCGCGGTGCTGGACGCCCTGGGATACGTGGACTTTCGTGCGGCCGACAAGTCCTCCAGCTGGGTGTTCGTCGACGCCATGTGGCGCTCGGTGCTGTACTTCCTGCCGCTGATGGTCGCCTACAACGCGGCCCTCAAGCTGAACATCGACCCGTGGCTCGGGGCCACCGTGATGGCGGCGGTGATGACGCCGAACTTCACGGGCCTGCTCAACGGCGAGGTGCCGGGCGTGACCTGCACCCTGAATGAGACGCTGCAGACCCAGCAGTGCGTGGCCGAGGTGTTCGGCCTGCCGATGCAGCTGAACGACTACGGCGGCCAGGTGTTCGTGCCGCTGATCATGGTGGCGCTGCTGGCCCCGCTGTACCGGGCACTGCAGCGAATCTTCCCGCAGAACGTGCATATGGTGTTCGTGCCGTTCTTCTCGATGCTGATCATGATCCCGGTGACCGCGTTCCTGATCGGCCCCCTGGGCGTGTGGCTGGGCAACGGGCTCGGTGAGGGGCTGGCGTGGCTGAACGGCAACGCCCCGATCGTGTTCGCGATCCTGATCCCGCTGCTGTACCCGTTCCTGGTGCCGCTGGGCCTGCACTGGCCGCTGAACGCCCTGATGCTGGTGAACATCCAGACCCTGGGCTACGACTTCATCCAGGGCCCGATGGGTGCCTGGAACTTCGCCTGCTTCGGCGCGACCGCCGGCGTGCTGCTGCTGTCGATCCGTCACCGTGAGCGGGACATGCGCCAGACGGCCACCGGCGCCCTGGCGGCGGGCCTGTTCGGCGGCATCTCGGAGCCGTCCCTGTACGGCATCCACCTGCGGTTCCGTCGCATCTACCCGCGGATGCTGGTGGGCTGCCTCGTGGGCGGTCTGATCATCGGCCTGATGGGCGGGGTCAACGCGAACGCCTTCGCCTTCACCTCGGTGCTGACCATCCCGATCTTCTCCCCGATCCTCACCTACGTCATCGCGATCACCGCCGCGTTCCTCACCGCGATGACCCTGGTGTACCTCTCGGACTACCGAACCCCCGAGCAGCGCCGCGAGGCCAACGCCGCCCGTGACGCCATCGAGACCGGCAACCGCGCAGCCACCGCTCCCGTGGGGACCGAGCAGCCCGCCGAGGCCCACGCCGAGGAGCGGATCCCTGCCGCTGTCGGTGCAGTGGGCACGGGCACTGCTCCTGCTACCGGCACTGAGGCGGCCGCGACCGGTGCGTCTCTGCCGCCGTCCGGGGCCACCTCCCTCGGTGCCCCCGTCGCAGGGCGCGTGCTGTCCTTGGACGACGTACCGGACCCGGTGTTCTCCTCCCGCGCCCTCGGCGAGGGCGTGGGCATCGACCCCACGGACGACCGGGTGATCGCACCGGTGGCCGGGGAGCTGATCACGGTGGCCGGCACCGGGCACGCCTTCGGCATCCGCAGCGCCGACGGCATCGAGGTGCTGGTGCACGTGGGCATCGACACCGTGAAGATGAACGGGGCCGGGTTCACCGTGGAGGTCGAGGCCGGCCAGATGGTCGAGGCCGGGCAGCTGCTGGCACGGGTGGATCTCGACGCGGTCCGGCAGGCCGGGTTCTCGCCCATTACGCTGATGACCGTCACCAACACCGCGTCCCTCGGCGCAGTGAGGCCGCAGCTGTCCGAGGACGAGGTGCCCGCCGGGACCCCGGTGGTCACCGTCGAGCGCTGA
- a CDS encoding 1,4-dihydroxy-2-naphthoyl-CoA synthase codes for MTPTPAPEPRQVSETFDPSRWREVTAAEHGGPAFTDITYHRGVQRSDAATGHDLPVVRIAFDRPEVRNAFRPHTVDELYRAIDHARLDTGVGVVLLTGNGPSPKDGGRSFCSGGDQRIRGRAGYEYADAEELGETDQVRTGSSGRLHILEVQRLIRTMGKVVIAVVNGWAAGGGHSLHVVADMSIASREHARFKQTDANVGSFDGGYGSAYLAKQVGQKRAREIFFLAEEYSAQDAYDWGAVNRVVDHADLEDEALRMAATIATKSPQAIRMLKFAFNLTDDGLMGQQVFAGEATRLAYMTDEAVEGRDSFLEKRDPDWSRFPHPQG; via the coding sequence ATGACGCCGACCCCCGCCCCTGAGCCCCGCCAGGTCTCCGAGACCTTCGATCCCTCGCGCTGGCGGGAGGTGACGGCGGCCGAGCACGGTGGCCCCGCCTTCACCGACATCACCTACCACCGGGGCGTGCAGCGCAGCGACGCCGCCACCGGCCATGACCTGCCGGTGGTGCGCATCGCCTTCGACCGTCCTGAGGTGCGCAACGCCTTCCGCCCCCACACGGTGGACGAGCTGTACCGGGCGATCGACCATGCCCGCCTGGACACCGGGGTGGGTGTGGTGCTGCTGACCGGCAACGGCCCCTCCCCCAAGGACGGCGGTCGCTCGTTCTGCTCCGGCGGCGACCAGCGGATCCGCGGCCGCGCCGGCTACGAGTACGCCGACGCCGAGGAACTGGGCGAGACCGACCAGGTGCGCACCGGCTCCTCCGGTCGCCTGCACATCCTGGAGGTGCAGCGCCTGATCCGCACCATGGGCAAGGTGGTGATCGCCGTGGTCAACGGCTGGGCCGCAGGCGGCGGCCACTCCCTGCACGTGGTCGCCGACATGTCCATCGCCTCCCGGGAGCACGCCCGGTTCAAGCAGACCGACGCGAACGTGGGCTCCTTCGACGGCGGCTACGGCTCCGCGTACCTCGCCAAGCAGGTGGGGCAGAAGCGGGCCCGGGAGATCTTCTTCCTGGCCGAGGAGTACTCCGCCCAGGACGCCTACGACTGGGGCGCCGTGAACCGCGTGGTGGACCACGCCGATCTCGAGGACGAGGCGCTGCGGATGGCCGCGACCATCGCCACCAAGTCCCCGCAGGCGATCCGGATGCTGAAGTTCGCCTTCAACCTGACCGACGACGGCCTGATGGGCCAGCAGGTGTTCGCCGGGGAGGCCACCCGATTGGCCTACATGACCGATGAGGCTGTGGAGGGGCGCGACAGCTTCCTGGAGAAGCGCGACCCGGACTGGTCCCGGTTCCCCCACCCCCAGGGCTGA
- a CDS encoding o-succinylbenzoate synthase, protein MRIPTPLRERGIDRAVAWSIPMTTRFRGLTERDGILLRGPEGWAEFSPFWDYDPVESAAWLRAALADATQPRPAAVRSEIPVNVTVPVVAPALAARIARVGGASTAKVKVADPGSDLDQDAERLAAVREALGPGARIRIDANAAWTLEEALAALPVLERAAGGLEYAEQPCASIEDLAALRRALDVPIAADESVRRAEDPLRVARAEAADVLVMKVQPLGGVSRCLELADQAGLPVVVSSALESSVGLSAGLALAAALPELPHACGLATAALLTGDVVDRPLHASAGMIAAQRPVPTEELLERHAAPAQLAERWEIRLQECAAQL, encoded by the coding sequence ATGCGCATCCCCACACCCCTTCGTGAGCGGGGCATCGACCGGGCCGTGGCCTGGTCGATCCCGATGACCACCCGATTCCGCGGTCTCACCGAACGTGACGGCATCCTGCTGCGCGGCCCCGAGGGATGGGCGGAGTTCTCCCCGTTCTGGGACTACGACCCGGTCGAGTCCGCTGCCTGGCTGCGCGCCGCGCTCGCCGATGCCACACAGCCGCGGCCGGCCGCGGTGCGCAGCGAGATCCCCGTCAACGTCACCGTGCCCGTGGTGGCGCCCGCCCTCGCCGCCCGCATCGCCCGGGTGGGCGGGGCGAGCACCGCGAAGGTCAAGGTGGCCGATCCCGGCTCCGACCTCGATCAGGACGCCGAGCGGCTCGCCGCCGTGCGCGAGGCCTTGGGGCCCGGCGCACGTATCCGCATCGACGCCAACGCCGCCTGGACCCTGGAGGAGGCGCTGGCCGCACTGCCGGTGCTGGAGCGCGCCGCCGGGGGCCTGGAGTACGCCGAACAGCCCTGTGCGAGCATCGAGGACCTCGCAGCCCTGCGCCGTGCCCTGGACGTGCCGATCGCGGCCGACGAATCGGTGCGCCGCGCCGAGGACCCCCTGCGGGTGGCCCGTGCAGAGGCTGCGGACGTGCTGGTGATGAAGGTGCAGCCCCTGGGCGGGGTGAGCCGCTGCCTGGAACTGGCCGATCAGGCCGGCCTGCCGGTGGTCGTCTCCTCCGCCCTGGAGAGCAGTGTGGGCCTCAGCGCCGGTCTGGCGCTGGCGGCCGCGCTGCCCGAGCTCCCGCACGCCTGCGGTCTGGCCACCGCCGCCCTGCTCACCGGCGACGTGGTGGACCGGCCCCTGCACGCCTCGGCAGGCATGATCGCCGCCCAGCGCCCGGTCCCCACCGAGGAGCTGCTGGAGCGCCACGCCGCCCCCGCGCAGCTCGCCGAGAGGTGGGAGATCCGCCTCCAGGAGTGCGCTGCCCAGCTGTGA
- a CDS encoding PRD domain-containing protein: MKILRVLNNNVVLSRDASGREVILTGRGLGFQKQPGQEVDPRAVVRTFVPTDGRDPDNLATVLAALDQDVVRAVVLAISETQLEPAESTQPTLAIAVADHMAQALKRERDGTRIDYPLRAEVQTLYREEYDKAARLLAAINHHIDPPLPPTEATALALHLVNAGFSSGDLSFTYTMTGVIQQMLTVISERYGIPAERDSISGARFITHVRYLFVRVHQHRQLTRQDSVIGESIRTAYPEATRTARQLATIVEVRLGTALTEDEVSYLALHVARMTLDAETDEVR; encoded by the coding sequence ATGAAGATCCTTCGGGTGCTGAACAACAACGTCGTCCTCTCGCGCGACGCCTCCGGCCGGGAGGTCATCCTCACCGGCCGGGGGCTCGGCTTCCAGAAGCAGCCCGGGCAGGAGGTGGACCCGCGTGCGGTGGTTCGCACCTTCGTGCCCACCGATGGCCGGGACCCCGACAACCTCGCCACCGTCCTGGCCGCCCTCGACCAGGACGTGGTGCGCGCGGTGGTCCTGGCGATTTCCGAGACCCAGCTGGAGCCTGCCGAGTCCACCCAGCCCACCCTCGCCATCGCGGTGGCCGACCACATGGCCCAGGCGCTGAAGAGGGAACGAGACGGGACCCGTATCGACTACCCGCTGCGGGCCGAGGTGCAGACCCTCTACCGCGAGGAGTACGACAAGGCGGCGCGCCTGCTGGCTGCGATCAACCACCACATCGACCCTCCCCTGCCGCCGACCGAGGCCACGGCACTGGCCCTGCACCTGGTCAACGCCGGGTTCAGCTCCGGGGACCTCTCGTTCACGTACACGATGACCGGTGTGATCCAGCAGATGCTGACGGTCATCTCCGAGCGGTACGGGATCCCCGCCGAGCGCGACTCGATCAGCGGGGCCCGTTTCATCACCCATGTGCGCTACCTGTTCGTGCGGGTCCATCAGCACCGCCAGCTGACCCGGCAGGACTCGGTGATCGGGGAGAGCATCCGCACCGCCTACCCGGAGGCGACCCGTACCGCCCGCCAGCTCGCCACCATCGTGGAGGTGCGCCTGGGGACGGCCCTGACCGAGGACGAGGTGTCCTACCTCGCCCTGCACGTGGCCCGCATGACCTTGGACGCCGAGACCGACGAAGTCCGCTGA
- a CDS encoding GNAT family N-acetyltransferase — protein sequence MRPADAEAVLAAFTANPDMARQGEVGTLDQARTYVEWLLGEKRRAVAVAGPDDTMIGLVAVSIEEDNKVGWFFYWMHTDARGRGLAARAAATVADRALSRSDQGGWGLDRLELGHRANNPASGAVARAAGFVHEGTERQKFLIDGERHDVLTYGRLRTDPPPATPHLPRG from the coding sequence GTGCGCCCGGCTGATGCCGAGGCGGTGCTCGCGGCGTTCACCGCGAACCCCGACATGGCGCGCCAGGGCGAGGTGGGGACCCTCGACCAGGCCCGCACCTATGTGGAGTGGCTGCTCGGTGAGAAGCGCCGGGCCGTCGCCGTCGCGGGCCCCGACGACACGATGATCGGCCTGGTCGCGGTCAGCATCGAGGAGGACAACAAGGTCGGCTGGTTCTTCTACTGGATGCACACCGATGCCCGCGGGCGAGGCCTGGCGGCGCGTGCGGCGGCGACGGTGGCCGACCGCGCGCTCAGCCGTTCCGATCAGGGCGGGTGGGGTCTGGACCGCCTGGAGCTGGGCCACCGGGCGAACAACCCGGCCTCCGGTGCCGTGGCCCGAGCCGCCGGGTTCGTGCACGAGGGGACCGAACGCCAGAAGTTCCTGATCGACGGCGAGCGCCACGACGTGCTCACCTACGGACGCCTGCGCACCGATCCGCCGCCTGCCACGCCGCACCTGCCGCGAGGGTGA